The following proteins come from a genomic window of Palaemon carinicauda isolate YSFRI2023 chromosome 12, ASM3689809v2, whole genome shotgun sequence:
- the LOC137651000 gene encoding craniofacial development protein 2-like, translated as MNQIGKLQQVESKIMKYNLDILAISETRCNGIGMETLAKGNIYMFSGGSDGVGRERVGMMMTQRAENLLIEWRAVNSKLLIAKFKSRQCNISIIVFYAPTNDPPEEKIDKYDEELQSVIDEIPERYMKIVIGDFNAKVGKNNQWVENMMVGEGLGEVSNENEAHFISLYSTNNVFIGDTVSEHKNIHKYTWTSPCSNYKNQIDHSIINEESRRTMKIARSCRAADIGCDHQLLIATLKLKLKAPNRNVDRIPRFDTTKLLEEKHREKFEIGCRI; from the coding sequence atgaatcagattgggaagttacagcaagtggagagtaaaatcatgaaatataatctggatatcttggccataagtgaaacacgttgtaatggGATTGGTATGGAAACTTTAgccaaaggcaatatatatatgttttcaggaGGAtcggatggagttggaagagaaagggtaggaatgatgatgacacaaagagcAGAAAATCTATTaattgagtggagagctgtaaatagtaaattgttaatagcaaagttcaaatcaaggcagtgcaatataagtattatagttttctatgccccaacaaatgatccCCCTGAAGAAAAGATAGATAAATAtgatgaagaactgcagagtgtaatagatgagatcccagaaagatatatgaaaattgtgattggtgacttcaatgctaaagttggaaagaataatcaatgGGTAGAGAATATGATGGTTggcgagggtcttggcgaagtttcaaatgaaaatgaagcacattttataagtttatattcAACAAACAATGTTTTTATTGGAGATACTGTTTCtgaacacaagaacattcacaagtatacatggacttcaccatgtagcaattacaaaaatcaaatagatcacagtaTCATTAATGAAGAGAGTAGGAGGACTATGAAAATTGCAAGAAGCTGTAGAGCTGCAGATATTGGTTGTGATCACCAgctactcattgccacactgaaattaaaactgaaagcacccaacagaaatgtagatagaatacctaggttcgaTACAACTAAGCTATTAGAAGAGAAGCACCGAGAAAAATTTGAAATTGGTTGTAGGAtatga